Proteins found in one Oreochromis niloticus isolate F11D_XX linkage group LG22, O_niloticus_UMD_NMBU, whole genome shotgun sequence genomic segment:
- the kdm1b gene encoding lysine-specific histone demethylase 1B — MLSDADYSGNASGARRAKKRSSGESPGDGQTLRSSGRQVNVRVKRTNNPPPGQSKRKATDTEEEDDQSEKKYRKCEKAGCSAMYPVCFASASERCAKNGYTSRWYHLSCGEHFCNECFDHYYRSHKDGYETFASWKKVWTSNGKSEPSLKAFMADQQLPYWVQCTKPDCRKWRQLTKEIQLTASLAATYRCGMKFNNIKSEEPDQCSQPEDLRVAEVTDSWWHSMLILPPLFKDSPASPFLTAYYPDCVGMSPSGSSSNMSLGELRADHCRAAQPQIPGLCPYFQPFYQPNECGKALCVRPDMMELDELYEFPEFSRDPTMYLALRNLILASWHKNCKEVLTSEKCAQHIIVRGLVRVRCVQELDRVLHFMTRKGLINTGVLAAKQPLLPETYCSKNVIIIGAGASGLAAARQLQNFGTQVVVLEARDRIGGRVWDDASLGVTVGRGAQIVNGCVNNPIALMCEQLGIKMHKLGERCDLFQEGGQVTDPAIDKRMDFHFNAILDVVSEWRKDKSQNQDTPLGEKVQEVKKNFLQESVMQFSELEEKVLQFHLSNLEFACGSTLDQVSARSWDHNEFFAQFSGDHTLLTKGYSVLLYKLAEGLDIHTKCPVQAIDYSGDVVKVTSSDGSQWTAQKVLVTVPLTLLQRNLIQFNPPLPERKLKAIHSLGAGIIEKISLQFPYRFWDKKIQGADYFGHIPTGLEKRGMFSVFYDLDPQRKQAVLMSIISGDAVSSVRDMEDKEVVDECMRVLRELFKEQEVPEPVNFFITHWSKDIWSQMSYSFVKTGGSGEAYDILAEDVQGKVFFAGEATNRHFPQTVTGAYLSGVREASKMAAM; from the exons AGCAAAAGAAAAGCCACAGACACAGAGGAAGAAGATGACCAGTCTGAGAAGAAGTACAGAAAATGTGAGAAGGCCGGGTGTTCTGCCATGTACCCTGTTTGTTTTGCAAGCGCATCTGAAAG ATGTGCTAAAAATGGGTACACGTCGCGGTGGTATCATCTGTCATGTGGGGAGCATTTTTGCAATGAGTGTTTTGATCACTACTACAGAAG TCACAAAGACGGCTATGAGACCTTTGCTTCGTGGAAGAAAGTGTGGACTAGTAATGGGAAAAGTGAGCCCAGTCTTAAAGCTTTCATGGCAGATCAGCAGCTGCCATACTGG GTTCAATGCACCAAACCTGACTGCAGGAAGTGGCGCCAGTTGACCAAGGAGATCCAGCTCACTGCCTCCTTAGCAGCAACATACCGCTGTGGGATGAAGTTCAACAACATTAAG AGCGAGGAGCCCGATCAGTGCTCCCAACCAGAGGACTTG AGAGTGGCAGAGGTGACGGACAGCTGGTGGCATTCAATGCTCATTTTGCCGCCATTGTTTAAAGACAGTCCAGCCAGCCCTTTCCTCACTGCGTACTACCCCGACTGTGTGGGGATGAGTCCATCAGGTTCTTCTAGCAACATGTCTCTGGGCGAGCTGAGGGCGGATCACTGCAGAGCTGCTCAGCCTCAAA TTCCAGGCTTGTGTCCATACTTCCAGCCCTTTTACCAGCCAAATGAGTGCGGAAAGGCTCTGTGTGTGCGGCCTGATATGATGGAGCTAGATGAGCTTTATGAGTTTCCAGAGTTTTCCCGTGATCCCACCATGTATCTTGCTCTGCGCAACCTTATCCTGGCCTCCTGGCACAAGAACTGTAAG GAGGTGCTGACTTCAGAGAAATGTGCCCAGCACATCATTGTTCGAGGGTTGGTGCGTGTGCGTTGCGTGCAGGAGTTGGACCGAGTGCTCCATTTCATGACCAGGAAGGGTCTCATCAACACCGGTGtgctggcagcaaaacagcctcTGCTCCCAGAAACATACTGCTCT AAAAATGTTATCATCATCGGTGCCGGGGCTTCAGGACTGGCTGCTGCACGCCAGCTGCAAAACTTTGGCACTCAG GTGGTGGTGCTCGAGGCGAGAGACAGAATAGGTGGTCGGGTGTGGGATGATGCCTCTCTGGGTGTCACTGTGGGTCGAGGAGCTCAAATTGTTAATGGCTGTGTAAACAACCCCATTGCCCTGATGTGTGAACAG TTGGGCATCAAGATGCACAAGCTCGGAGAGCGATGTGACCTCTTTCAGGAGGGAGGGCAGGTCACTGACCCTGCCATCGACAAGCGCATGGACTTCCACTTTAATGCCATCCTGGATGTGGTGTCAGAATGGAGGAAGGACAAGTCGCAGAACCAGGACACACCACTGGGAG AAAAAGTCCAAGAAGTTAAGAAGAACTTTCTCCAGGAGTCTGTGATGCAATTCAGTGAGCTGGAGGAGAAGGTGCTTCAGTTTCACCTCAGCAACCTGGAGTTTGCCTGTGGAAGCACATTAGACCAG GTATCCGCAAGATCCTGGGACCACAATGAATTTTTTGCCCAATTCTCAGGAGACCACACTTTGCTTACCAAGGGCTACTCTGTTTTACTCTACAAACTGGCCGAGGGCCTCGACATCCACACAAAGTGTCCG GTTCAGGCCATTGATTACTCAGGTGATGTGGTCAAAGTTACCTCCTCTGATGGGTCGCAGTGGACAGCACAGAAG GTCCTTGTTACAGTTCCTTTGACTTTGCTTCAGAGGAACCTGATTCAATTCAACCCTCCACTTCCTGAAAGGAAATTGAAGGCGATCCACAGTCTGGGAGCGGGTATAATAGAAAAG ATCTCGCTTCAGTTCCCGTACAGAttctgggacaaaaaaatccaaGGAGCAGACTACTTCGGTCACATCCCAACAGGTCTTGAAAAGAGAGGCATGTTCAGTGTCTTCTATGACCTGGATCCACag agGAAGCAGGCTGTGCTGATGTCTATTATCAGTGGTGACGCTGTTTCTTCTGTGCGGGACATGGAGGACAAAGAGGTGGTTGATGAGTGCATGAGGGTACTGCGGGAACTTTTCAAAGAGCAG GAGGTTCCTGAGCCAGTGAATTTCTTCATCACTCATTGGAGTAAAGACATCTGGTCCCAGATGTCCTACAGCTTTGTGAAGACAGGGGGTAGCGGAGAGGCCTACGACATTCTCGCTGAAGACGTGCAGGGAAAGGTGTTTTTTGCTGGCGAG GCAACCAACAGACACTTTCCTCAGACTGTGACAGGAGCCTACCTCAGTGGCGTCAGAGAGGCCAGCAAGATGGCCGCTATGTAA
- the LOC106098384 gene encoding muscle M-line assembly protein unc-89 isoform X1, with product MDCSTADLHANVAHDSPDESSSSDEDLVPLSKLLMRQQSDEKESCDNTRSLSSNSNNKSKKDKASDGSSDDEPLVKMKTSLAPPKKQEKKENTPPKSNSTNNKNTDEDSDNEPLIKIAKMSLKAVKKPPSVPTKKTAGRKKKESLGKDDSSDDEPLSQVAKKPQSRHKKKAAAEKASPVTKSKRNAAKKKVKYTETSTDSSDDEPLAAIKTKSSKHKDSSSDDDVPLVDLVPKKRKPVKKSPKKSTVTRGRASNKRKAEVSDDSSDEEPLINLVKKPRANKKPKTKAPTPKKKSTPSKSPRKKPGNSSDDKPLKAAKHPQVTKTLTILLERCDAGQAGAAGSLKKASTAEKHVAEKPEKEDSAGSEESSEEE from the exons ATGGACTGTAGCACCGCTGACCTGCACGCTAACGTGGCACACGACTCTCCAG ATGAGAGCTCCAGCAGTGATGAGGACTTGGTGCCTCTATCAAAGCTGCTGATGAGGCAACAGAGTGATGAGAAGGAGTCATGCGACAATACCCGCAGCTTATCCTCCAACTCCAATAACAAATCAAAAAAGGACAAAG CTTCAGATGGCTCCTCGGATGATGAGCCGCTAGTAAAGATGAAGACAAGCCTTGCACCACCTaagaaacaagagaaaaaggaaaacacaccaCCCAAATCTAACAGCACAAATAACAAGAACACAG ACGAAGACTCTGACAATGAGCCTTTGATAAAAATTGCCAAAATGTCTTTGAAAGCTGTGAAAAAACCTCCCTCAGTTCCAACCAAAAAAACTGCTGGTAGAAAGAAGAAAG AGTCACTGGGCAAGGACGACAGCTCCGATGATGAGCCTTTGAGTCAAGTTGCCAAGAAACCTCAATCACGGCACAAGAAAAAAGCAGCTGCTGAAAAAGCAAGCCCGGTTACCAAATCCAAAAGAAACGCTGCAAAGAAAAAGG TGAAATATACGGAGACGTCCACTGACAGTTCAGATGATGAGCCACTGGCAGCGATAAAGACGAAGTCATCGAAACATAAAG ACAGCAGCTCAGATGATGATGTGCCCCTTGTGGACCTCGTTCCCAAGAAAAGGAAGCCAGTGAAGAAAAGCCCAAAGAAGAGCACGGTAACACGAGGGCGAGCATCAAACAAGAGAAAAG CAGAAGTCAGTGATGATAGCTCAGATGAAGAACCCTTGATTAATCTTGTGAAAAAACCTCGTGCTAACAAAAAGCCCAAAACAAAGGCTCCCACTCCGAAGAAGAAGAGCACACCTTCCAAGAGTCCAAGAAAGAAGCCAG GCAACAGTTCAGATGACAAACCATTGAAGGCAGCTAAGCATCCACAAGTGACCAAAACCCTGACAATCCTACTAGAGAGGTGTGATGCTGGACAGGCTGGGGCAGCAGGAAGCCTAAAGAAAGCCAGCACAG cagaaaaacatgTTGCTGAAAAGCCAGAGAAGGAGGACTCGGCCGGTTCAGAGGAATCTTCAGAAGAAGAATaa
- the LOC106098384 gene encoding muscle M-line assembly protein unc-89 isoform X2: MDCSTADLHANVAHDSPDESSSSDEDLVPLSKLLMRQQSDEKESCDNTRSLSSNSNNKSKKDKASDGSSDDEPLVKMKTSLAPPKKQEKKENTPPKSNSTNNKNTDEDSDNEPLIKIAKMSLKAVKKPPSVPTKKTAGRKKKESLGKDDSSDDEPLSQVAKKPQSRHKKKAAAEKASPVTKSKRNAAKKKVKYTETSTDSSDDEPLAAIKTKSSKHKDSSSDDDVPLVDLVPKKRKPVKKSPKKSTVTRGRASNKRKAEVSDDSSDEEPLINLVKKPRANKKPKTKAPTPKKKSTPSKSPRKKPGNSSDDKPLKAAKHPQVTKTLTILLERCDAGQAGAAGSLKKASTEKHVAEKPEKEDSAGSEESSEEE; encoded by the exons ATGGACTGTAGCACCGCTGACCTGCACGCTAACGTGGCACACGACTCTCCAG ATGAGAGCTCCAGCAGTGATGAGGACTTGGTGCCTCTATCAAAGCTGCTGATGAGGCAACAGAGTGATGAGAAGGAGTCATGCGACAATACCCGCAGCTTATCCTCCAACTCCAATAACAAATCAAAAAAGGACAAAG CTTCAGATGGCTCCTCGGATGATGAGCCGCTAGTAAAGATGAAGACAAGCCTTGCACCACCTaagaaacaagagaaaaaggaaaacacaccaCCCAAATCTAACAGCACAAATAACAAGAACACAG ACGAAGACTCTGACAATGAGCCTTTGATAAAAATTGCCAAAATGTCTTTGAAAGCTGTGAAAAAACCTCCCTCAGTTCCAACCAAAAAAACTGCTGGTAGAAAGAAGAAAG AGTCACTGGGCAAGGACGACAGCTCCGATGATGAGCCTTTGAGTCAAGTTGCCAAGAAACCTCAATCACGGCACAAGAAAAAAGCAGCTGCTGAAAAAGCAAGCCCGGTTACCAAATCCAAAAGAAACGCTGCAAAGAAAAAGG TGAAATATACGGAGACGTCCACTGACAGTTCAGATGATGAGCCACTGGCAGCGATAAAGACGAAGTCATCGAAACATAAAG ACAGCAGCTCAGATGATGATGTGCCCCTTGTGGACCTCGTTCCCAAGAAAAGGAAGCCAGTGAAGAAAAGCCCAAAGAAGAGCACGGTAACACGAGGGCGAGCATCAAACAAGAGAAAAG CAGAAGTCAGTGATGATAGCTCAGATGAAGAACCCTTGATTAATCTTGTGAAAAAACCTCGTGCTAACAAAAAGCCCAAAACAAAGGCTCCCACTCCGAAGAAGAAGAGCACACCTTCCAAGAGTCCAAGAAAGAAGCCAG GCAACAGTTCAGATGACAAACCATTGAAGGCAGCTAAGCATCCACAAGTGACCAAAACCCTGACAATCCTACTAGAGAGGTGTGATGCTGGACAGGCTGGGGCAGCAGGAAGCCTAAAGAAAGCCAGCACAG aaaaacatgTTGCTGAAAAGCCAGAGAAGGAGGACTCGGCCGGTTCAGAGGAATCTTCAGAAGAAGAATaa
- the LOC106098384 gene encoding muscle M-line assembly protein unc-89 isoform X3 has translation MDCSTADLHANVAHDSPDESSSSDEDLVPLSKLLMRQQSDEKESCDNTRSLSSNSNNKSKKDKASDGSSDDEPLVKMKTSLAPPKKQEKKENTPPKSNSTNNKNTDEDSDNEPLIKIAKMSLKAVKKPPSVPTKKTAGRKKKESLGKDDSSDDEPLSQVAKKPQSRHKKKAAAEKASPVTKSKRNAAKKKVKYTETSTDSSDDEPLAAIKTKSSKHKDSSSDDDVPLVDLVPKKRKPVKKSPKKSTVTRGRASNKRKEVSDDSSDEEPLINLVKKPRANKKPKTKAPTPKKKSTPSKSPRKKPGNSSDDKPLKAAKHPQVTKTLTILLERCDAGQAGAAGSLKKASTAEKHVAEKPEKEDSAGSEESSEEE, from the exons ATGGACTGTAGCACCGCTGACCTGCACGCTAACGTGGCACACGACTCTCCAG ATGAGAGCTCCAGCAGTGATGAGGACTTGGTGCCTCTATCAAAGCTGCTGATGAGGCAACAGAGTGATGAGAAGGAGTCATGCGACAATACCCGCAGCTTATCCTCCAACTCCAATAACAAATCAAAAAAGGACAAAG CTTCAGATGGCTCCTCGGATGATGAGCCGCTAGTAAAGATGAAGACAAGCCTTGCACCACCTaagaaacaagagaaaaaggaaaacacaccaCCCAAATCTAACAGCACAAATAACAAGAACACAG ACGAAGACTCTGACAATGAGCCTTTGATAAAAATTGCCAAAATGTCTTTGAAAGCTGTGAAAAAACCTCCCTCAGTTCCAACCAAAAAAACTGCTGGTAGAAAGAAGAAAG AGTCACTGGGCAAGGACGACAGCTCCGATGATGAGCCTTTGAGTCAAGTTGCCAAGAAACCTCAATCACGGCACAAGAAAAAAGCAGCTGCTGAAAAAGCAAGCCCGGTTACCAAATCCAAAAGAAACGCTGCAAAGAAAAAGG TGAAATATACGGAGACGTCCACTGACAGTTCAGATGATGAGCCACTGGCAGCGATAAAGACGAAGTCATCGAAACATAAAG ACAGCAGCTCAGATGATGATGTGCCCCTTGTGGACCTCGTTCCCAAGAAAAGGAAGCCAGTGAAGAAAAGCCCAAAGAAGAGCACGGTAACACGAGGGCGAGCATCAAACAAGAGAAAAG AAGTCAGTGATGATAGCTCAGATGAAGAACCCTTGATTAATCTTGTGAAAAAACCTCGTGCTAACAAAAAGCCCAAAACAAAGGCTCCCACTCCGAAGAAGAAGAGCACACCTTCCAAGAGTCCAAGAAAGAAGCCAG GCAACAGTTCAGATGACAAACCATTGAAGGCAGCTAAGCATCCACAAGTGACCAAAACCCTGACAATCCTACTAGAGAGGTGTGATGCTGGACAGGCTGGGGCAGCAGGAAGCCTAAAGAAAGCCAGCACAG cagaaaaacatgTTGCTGAAAAGCCAGAGAAGGAGGACTCGGCCGGTTCAGAGGAATCTTCAGAAGAAGAATaa
- the LOC106098384 gene encoding nucleolar and coiled-body phosphoprotein 1 isoform X4, which yields MRQQSDEKESCDNTRSLSSNSNNKSKKDKASDGSSDDEPLVKMKTSLAPPKKQEKKENTPPKSNSTNNKNTDEDSDNEPLIKIAKMSLKAVKKPPSVPTKKTAGRKKKESLGKDDSSDDEPLSQVAKKPQSRHKKKAAAEKASPVTKSKRNAAKKKVKYTETSTDSSDDEPLAAIKTKSSKHKDSSSDDDVPLVDLVPKKRKPVKKSPKKSTVTRGRASNKRKAEVSDDSSDEEPLINLVKKPRANKKPKTKAPTPKKKSTPSKSPRKKPGNSSDDKPLKAAKHPQVTKTLTILLERCDAGQAGAAGSLKKASTAEKHVAEKPEKEDSAGSEESSEEE from the exons ATGAGGCAACAGAGTGATGAGAAGGAGTCATGCGACAATACCCGCAGCTTATCCTCCAACTCCAATAACAAATCAAAAAAGGACAAAG CTTCAGATGGCTCCTCGGATGATGAGCCGCTAGTAAAGATGAAGACAAGCCTTGCACCACCTaagaaacaagagaaaaaggaaaacacaccaCCCAAATCTAACAGCACAAATAACAAGAACACAG ACGAAGACTCTGACAATGAGCCTTTGATAAAAATTGCCAAAATGTCTTTGAAAGCTGTGAAAAAACCTCCCTCAGTTCCAACCAAAAAAACTGCTGGTAGAAAGAAGAAAG AGTCACTGGGCAAGGACGACAGCTCCGATGATGAGCCTTTGAGTCAAGTTGCCAAGAAACCTCAATCACGGCACAAGAAAAAAGCAGCTGCTGAAAAAGCAAGCCCGGTTACCAAATCCAAAAGAAACGCTGCAAAGAAAAAGG TGAAATATACGGAGACGTCCACTGACAGTTCAGATGATGAGCCACTGGCAGCGATAAAGACGAAGTCATCGAAACATAAAG ACAGCAGCTCAGATGATGATGTGCCCCTTGTGGACCTCGTTCCCAAGAAAAGGAAGCCAGTGAAGAAAAGCCCAAAGAAGAGCACGGTAACACGAGGGCGAGCATCAAACAAGAGAAAAG CAGAAGTCAGTGATGATAGCTCAGATGAAGAACCCTTGATTAATCTTGTGAAAAAACCTCGTGCTAACAAAAAGCCCAAAACAAAGGCTCCCACTCCGAAGAAGAAGAGCACACCTTCCAAGAGTCCAAGAAAGAAGCCAG GCAACAGTTCAGATGACAAACCATTGAAGGCAGCTAAGCATCCACAAGTGACCAAAACCCTGACAATCCTACTAGAGAGGTGTGATGCTGGACAGGCTGGGGCAGCAGGAAGCCTAAAGAAAGCCAGCACAG cagaaaaacatgTTGCTGAAAAGCCAGAGAAGGAGGACTCGGCCGGTTCAGAGGAATCTTCAGAAGAAGAATaa